The DNA region TATTGATAAACATAGTTTTAGAGTATAAAATAATCCAACGGAcagatttattttatgtaactgTATTTAGTCTGTTTTCTAATTTGCTAAAGGGTGTCGAAAGTCAATGAATATAATGACTTCCAATTATCGTCATAAGTTTCATAGCTAATGATGCTTAATACTGTACTAAAAAGTAATACATTAAATGCTTGCTAATAAAAAGTCCGCTTATGAGCTAATGTCAACTCTTGGACATCTGCGTGTGTCTCTGtgtatttaactattttggttcattttattaaatagtgACTTTTATTTTCTTAGCTGCTTCCACCCTCAGATGAGGAGCGAGAGCTGGTAATTTTGTTAAAAGAATCACCTTTTTCTTCGCTATAGAAACTAAGGAGCTGTACTTTTTAGTTAATCCCACAAGATGTTCGAGAGTTGAGTTAGCTCTTTAGTATAACTTAATTATATAGGGATATTCTGGCTTCCACCAAAATTGATATATACTAGCCATATGTTAGTAGTATACGTTTTCTGTCTACGGGTCGGTCTTCTGTCACTAgtaataccaaaattttaatttttcaatggCGAAGCTAGAAACCAAGTGGTGAAAATGCTTTCACATGCTTGAGAAGATGAAAATGTATCACAAGATGAAACACATATCATTTCACACAACTGAGGAATATAGCCTAATGTGAGGCTTGATCCAGAAAATTACAATTGGTGTTGTTTACAAAAACATAAATGTTGGCCTTTGCCAGGAAATTACAATTGGTGTTGTTTACAGAAATATAAATGTTGTCCTAAGAGTTTGTGTGTGCATATACAACCAAAAATGCGTGAAGAGACAAAAGGACAAATAGAGCATATAGATTGCCACGAATGTGGTAGTAGAATAGTAAGTCAGTGGTAAGGACAATTTGGAATTATTAGACTCGTCAAGGCTCATTGTACATGAATGACAAAATAGATCGGTTCTAGAGAATTTCACAATCGTATGACAGTGTAAGAAAACAACAAACTAGAAGAGATTTAAGGAGGAGCAGACTGAGGTCGTCGATCAAAATTAGTATGTCACCAGATCACTGGTCAAGCACATATATCATCCGCACTGTACGTAGTTACCCATTGCCGGCACTTCACATCCAGAATGGTAATCCAAGTCTACCATATGCCTAAGCTAGGCTTTTGTAGTTTTATATCTCATGCTTTTCAATAGCAGAATGCttattatatagtttgctatttttaattttacagggatttttttttaaaaaaaaatcgttatTACTTAATACTAGAGATAGCTCACGGTTAttgacatttttattttcttttgaacattAAATTTATTGACATATTTTCTTAGATTATAATAAGAATTATTGTTTTCTATTAGAAATAACAAAACTTTCGAATTTATTTAAGTCAAAGAGGATACCAGACGAAAATAGATCATCTACAATTCTACAAGACCAGCATTTggtatttattattaaattcgaaaatcataaataaatttattaatatagcggattttttttctcaaatgactgataaaaaatttaattaatgtattaatttctgggggggggggggggggaggtaATCTACATGATATCATGTAATTTGTTTCACTCAGAAGTTTGCCTATGATGACTCCACGTATAGTAGCAAAATCTCTCATGAAAAACTATTTCCTTTCTCATCGCCAAAACTCAAATCGCTATAAACAACTCCTTTTAGGATTGTTATTGTCTATCTATTTTTCGACCACTGTTACACTAACTATATTGTGTGGCATTATTTCGGTTGATATAAACTAAAGGTTTGCATAATAGTTCCTCGAAGTTAAAAAAGTGGAAGCAGCAGCAACGACTACTCACAGCTATAGAAAGTTTATACCATAGATTGAAGAATATAgccaaaaatgtaaataaaaaacaattgtaaAAAGTACACATGCATGTGTTATGGTATTGCTAGGAGAATTGTGGGGGTCACATGGAGTTCAGAGAAAGAGCAGAAGAGTGCCCACGTCGTCTGTGGTTTAGGTCCTCGGGGTCTGTGGATACCAAACACCATCATGCATGCCCAActctattttctttatttttttcgttcttttggtttcttttattttagggttttctttgtATACTATATTTCACATCCTCCTACAACCATACAAATATAATACCCACATTTCCcccagttatatatatatatatatatatatatatatatatatatatatatataaatacatgctTTAACAATTTCTTCTCCTTACGTCAATTTTCAACACATCATTTCTTTGTTATTAATCTTTCATTCTTCCTTCACGCTCCCTTTATATGGCTTTTAGTTTGATTCAACTTCCCATCatgcatatatacatattttatgaatGTAATATTCAagttatctatcttattattGACATTTTTGACAGGTATTGTCATCATATTCCTCTCCACTCTCTGCCCATCCACTTGCCTCATTTCtaataaatttaagttttattatttcTGAAGTCACCCATGGGTCCTTTCTCTATGACATGCATATGTAACTAATAAGAGCAACTATGGTACTTCATGTTCCTACATTTTTCTTACAACATAATAAGATGCACTCACTGAAGGGCATTCTATTGATAAGAAACATCACACATCGGAAATATAAAGAATTaatctactactatataaagggttagagTCAATCCACTTAttgccaattgattttaagttggaaacCCATAATTAACCCGGatttaacatggtatcagagcgataaGATCCTTTGACCTAATTTACTACAACTACTACTACTATACTGATGTTGGGCCCTCTGTGGATGTTATTCCCACATTATCCACGCTTCAGACCTAGATGTCTGAGCGTGATGGAgggtattgatgagaaacatcacacatcgaaaatataaaaattaatctacTATTATATAAAGGGTTATGGCCAATCCACTCATTGctaattgattttaagttggaagcctaTAATTAACCTAAATCTAACACATTTTCCATGACATTGGCGTGTTGAGAAGCTTCTTCACTTCTATCTCCTCTAAGTATGTTTCTAGAGTATTTAATGTGAGGGCAGACGGCTTAGCTAAAAATGGTCTCTTAAACCTGCAGTATGGCCCTTCAAGAGTTGTATCTGAATCTCTGTTTTAAGTTTAGAATGAAAATGAtggtttgaccaaaaaataacaAGATGCACGTACATCTATGTTACACATTAGTAATAACAAAACCATCGATCAGTCGCagtaaaacaaaacatttactGTAAATCTATCATCCATTTTGATAACCACAAATGCTTGTTTGAgatatatttaagaattttgCAAGTGCAAagtatacaaaataataaatatacatatactaGTAGTAGTACGATATATTAGTAATTTTGTTTACTTTCAATATATGACCATAATATTTTCACATACAAAAATTTCAGTTAAAATATTAAGTAAACAAAACGAGTCGAACATCCACTGGCCTCGATATTCACAAATTCTTTATTTAGGGCAGTTACACATGATTAACTTATGATGCTATTTTTCGTAAGAATTTATTAGTGAAAAGATAAAGTTGTACTACAGTTAGGAAATGAGTGATttttatagaaaacaaaaaggagAATGCAATGAGTGATCGTTTTTCTGTGAAAATCGATTGTTGTAGGTGAAAGTTAAATTAGTTAGCGATCACTACACATCTAATGGAACATGTTTTTCATCATGCACTCATAAACTTCCGTGTgtgtttttattagttttgagTAATTgacaaaatatatgtatatcgAATACTATAAAAGATTGATGTGGATGGCCTCTACTTAAAATTATAAGAATACTGTGGAAGGCCTCTACTGGATGCAAAATAAAGTAACTGATTATTATGGGTATATTAATTGGACATGCTTGGATTATATATGGTTTAAACTCTAAagacttatcttttttttttttgaaacactgaGCTCTAAAGACTTATCTAAGCATAAAATGTTTGAGccaaaagaaatttataaattataatgaaGAACTTTTTTATAAGAACACATCGATCCGTAAAAAAATGTTCATTATTACGAATaattaaaagagaaactaaACTGGAAGAGCATGCTGacccccaaaaaaaaattggaagagATAATTACAATATAACTAGAGCTATAAAATAACCCAAAATCCCATTAAAAGAAGCAACCCATTAGGGCTAAAAATAAACTTTTCAAGGATATCAATAGTTTAATTTCTTTGAAAACAAACTAATAACTTTGGCTGTAAATTCTGTCACCGGAACATGGTCTGAAAAAGCGATTAGCTGGACCGATCACACCCTTTTCATCCTTTTTTCCTCGCATAGGCATACCTTTCGTCCTTTTAAAGTCAATAAATtgcaaataaattaaaacttcTACAGGAATAATCAATATATTGTTAAATCAGTTTGAGTAAGAAAAGGAGAAAGTGTAGTCCTAAATTATACATGACGTATCTATATATGATCTCTACGTACATGAAATAATCCACAATTTCAgataattttattgaatttaaagCTGGCAGACAGAGAGACCATCACACTCCTCTCTTTCTTACATTCCCACAAGCTTCCAAACAAAGAGAATTAGTGGAAAGTATGATTCGCAGAGGAATCATTCTCTTCCTCGTCCTCTCTCACTCACAACCAACCCTACACTGCTACACAcatatcatataattttaaaagtaccatatataaaatatttgtaataaaaaaaacaaataactaaataaacaaaagttACAAAACCCTTATTATCTTCTTCATGAGAATCATTTCCTCTCCACAAAACCATGCCTTCTTAAAGCTCTCTTTTCATTTTTAGGAACCCATCCATATATGGCTTCATGCTGAGATCACATGACCAATATGGTCCCTCTTGAACCCTCCTCACCTCTTTACGGCGTTTTCAGCTACGGCGGTTGCAGCAGCGACGGAGGCAGCTTGAGGGAGGCGGTGATGATGAGAGAAGCAACAATAAACAATCAAGATTCTAATGGAGAAGCATGTTCCGTCTCCGATCCAATAGCAGCTTCTAATGATTACTATTATAACATATCTTCTCCTCCGGCCAACAAAGACGACGGATCCGCCTCCAAGAACGACGTCGTTGCTTCTACTAACATAGAAGACGGTAACAGAGACAAATCTTGGCTCCGCTTAGGTATAGGCCCTGAGGAAAACAACAACGCGACATCATATAAGCTCCAACGTTGTTGTGGCAAAAACGCAAGTGGGAGAGAAAACTCGTTAGACCTCAGTTTGTTCACCTCATCCCCAACCGCGGAAGGAGCGGTTAGAACTAGTGTAGATCAGCCGCAGCCGCAGCCGCCATATTCTCAAGATCAGTTGCTAACGATGCGTGGAGCGTCTTTGGTTTACAACCACCAGTTATTTCGGCCTCAGACGTTACTGAATCGCGGCTATTCGTTTCCATTTTCAAAGCCATGGATACCTCAATATACGGCGCCATTTAGACCGTCATTGATAGGAATGATGAGTGAGCGTGACGTTACTAACACTAATAGCGTTGCAAGGAGTTGGTGTGAGGGGGAGGAAGGAGCTGGACCAAGCTCGGAGTTTAGGGTTATTGATCCTCCAAAAAGACCACATTCTggtctttggtttcttcttcaaGCTTCACAATTTCAGTAATTAAGGCCTATCTTGCTTTTCCTTTAATCCTTTCTCAGTTTGGTTCAATTTTATTGGGTGAAGCTCGATCATTCTTTTTaaaacagtatatatatatgataaaattggATTTGTGAACGCAGGGAAAAGGAACCGTTCTTACCTCAAGTAGACAAAAGCTACTTGAGAATCAAGTAAGTTTATATCGTCTCAAGCATTATTTAACCTTATTTGTTTACGGAAGTTACTAAGATCGCTTCTGTTATATTCTAATTTTTCgaaaaacaatttgaatttGCATGGAAGGGATGGGAGAATCACAGTTAGATTGCTAATTAAGTACCTTATGAAGAAGCTTCAGTTGGATAGCGACTCTGAGGTAAATACCTAAAGTTTTTTAActcttttatatatgtttttaatcttCTAAGTTTTGTGGATATGAAATGAAAACGACATAACAACTCAATCCCCAACTTGTTAGGTCACACGTCCGATTTCATGGTGTCGTAATTTATATTAACTTAGTTCACATAAATCGTAATTAGCTAGATATATTCAAACTTCAGTGATATAGGCTAGGTGATGAAACCACTTTCTGAATATTAGGTCTACCTACACATTACACTGCATCCTTAATTGGTGCAAACCTAATTAATAATGAATAATAAAGGGTTCGGATTTTTGAATTCGATTCCTTCTGTGCTCAATCAGTCAATTTCAAAACGAATTATACATGATTTTGGCTTAATGATTCATCAAAATGTTTGTTTCTTAAGTAACTCTTTATTAGTAAGAAATTTGATCACCCAAAAAATCCATCCATCTATCTCATTTGACAAAACAATGCTTAATTGTACTGATCACTTTTCGAAGTACTCACTACCTTATAcataattattatcattattgGCGTTGTATTGTATATTCTCATAGGAAACTGGAAAACGAGAGGGGAACTATATAACTGGCCTTTTCATGAGTTTCAGGATATAATATAGTTATTGGTAATAGTTTATAATAATGCTATTTCTGAAATAAACAAGTCTGGGTCATCAGGCATGCTTGCTTTGAGAATAGTATAAACcagaaaataaagtaaatctTAATGAAACCTCGAAAAGACTTACATGCGTATGTGTATGTGTAGATGCTCTCGTTATCAGAATTTACATTAATCTAAGTATATTGCATGTTCCTATGGAGTCTAGATAGGCTCACAAATACATATCCATGCGCAAAGAATACTGCATCCATAGGTGTGCTTGTATGCGTGTATACACATAGTGAATTTACCAGATTCAGAAAACTGCCGTTTAGATATTAGGTGGTGAAACACAAATTTTGAGTTTAACCTTAATTGGATGAGATAAGCTAATCGACTCGGCTAGGTATCCCTAATCTatcatatatatgattttattctACATTACAAAAGAATATCACTTTCTAAAACACTGGTTGAGTAAATTAACGTCTAAGCATCCTTCTACGTGGTCATAAGTACGGCcaaagttataaaaattgtagttgttttatctcattgatgaTTGGATGACGTCTTGATTGTTGAGATTAGAGATCAGTGTCTACTAGGACGAGCACTATCAGACGTTAGATAATAAATAGTATGATTTTAGTTCATTGATGATTTGATGTCGTCTTGATTGCTGAGATTAGAGATCAGCTTCTACAAAGAAGCACACTTCATCGTAGTTTAGATAATAAGTAGTATGATTTTAGATTTGAAACAAAAGACTTCAGGAATGTCTAGCACCAGTTATTCAATTAATGTAAACCGTAGGAAAAAAATAAGGACAAGACGGTAGTAAAATAGCTAGAAATTAATTAGTTCGTTTCAGAAAAGTCGATTATGAAATGTTGGATTTCACACAAATCAAATACAATTAACCATGAAAAAATAGTTTCCCGTTTAATGCTGAAGTTTCCATGTTTTAGCTTATTTTCTTGAGAGCATGCATGTAGTCACAAGAATATATTGATATTTGGTCCGACTAATCAATGCATTGTGAATAAAAGATATTctgatatttgatattttaagtACATAGGCACCAATAGACCCAATGGATGACATATAATATTCTTATTCAAATAAGTATTTGATGAAAAACGTGATTCGGAAGCATTGATGCATGCATGGCTAACTTTGTCTTTTCCATCGAGCCAAAAGAAAAGTTCTCCCCCACTCACAAGCATATCAAAGTTTCAATAATTAATCTTTGGATAGTTTAATACTTTTCCTAGTCAGTTAATTAGTTCATACACCATTTAAAAGTCAATCCAAAATCCGAATGCAAGCATTTTAATTTGACTTTTAATCAAGTGATTGGAatacaaggtattgaattttCCTAAAAGAAATGCCGTGAACACTCAACACTACTGCGTGTAGAAAATACTCAAAATAGTAGTTAAGATCACTACTAGAAGTAgtagtcttttttttctttttgacaaccTAAAAGTAGTAGTCTATATAAACACCGGCCtcaaaaaaatacatctttCCTTGTATaacttatataattttgttaacatcaaatgatttgaattttttttttttggcccGTTGCGATGAGCGAAATTTAAAATTAGGGTTTAAATATTCTGGTTCTATTAAACTAAAAAACCGTTACCTAGGGTTAACcaacataaaatatgtattagaAGTATATACATTTAACcataatttatgattttatggtGATTAACTTGCGAGCAAAAGTCTAATACGGTAAAACCACCAGAATTTGAGTTTCGGTCTAATATGTGGCTAGTTTGGATTCACTTTTTGGGAAAtaagatatgtttatataattaaaaatatatataggtatttattttagatatatatcgTAAGATCTTGACCGTGAAAATAACAATGAAAAAAATCTTGGCCGATAATAGAGAATAGTATAATGTTTGTCTTCgatttaaataaaa from Raphanus sativus cultivar WK10039 chromosome 8, ASM80110v3, whole genome shotgun sequence includes:
- the LOC108821255 gene encoding protein LAX PANICLE 2 gives rise to the protein MTNMVPLEPSSPLYGVFSYGGCSSDGGSLREAVMMREATINNQDSNGEACSVSDPIAASNDYYYNISSPPANKDDGSASKNDVVASTNIEDGNRDKSWLRLGIGPEENNNATSYKLQRCCGKNASGRENSLDLSLFTSSPTAEGAVRTSVDQPQPQPPYSQDQLLTMRGASLVYNHQLFRPQTLLNRGYSFPFSKPWIPQYTAPFRPSLIGMMSERDVTNTNSVARSWCEGEEGAGPSSEFRVIDPPKRPHSGLWFLLQASQFQEKEPFLPQVDKSYLRIKDGRITVRLLIKYLMKKLQLDSDSEIEIRCRGQQLSPLLTMQHVRDTIWSPKSSSPSFTLLRDSSASDHVMILHYGRTA